A window of Thermosipho affectus contains these coding sequences:
- a CDS encoding Dph6-related ATP pyrophosphatase — MGKVFCSWSGGKDSTLALYYGLKKFTTIDYLFTMLSEDKIHSRAHGLPKHILEQQAKSLGLPLITKSSSWENYEKNFLKFLEEYAYSGIGIFGDIDLQAHLDWVKNVCSKKNVKVFEPLWQRKRKDIVKEFLLLGFKAKIISIKKELKNFLGRDLSLDLIEEFEKMGIDVCGENGEYHTFVYDGPIFKFPIKFKVKSTIEKSGKFILEIV, encoded by the coding sequence ATGGGAAAAGTATTTTGTTCATGGAGTGGAGGAAAAGATTCCACACTTGCCTTGTACTACGGTCTTAAAAAATTTACAACGATTGATTATCTATTTACAATGTTATCAGAAGATAAGATTCATTCAAGGGCCCACGGCCTACCAAAACACATATTGGAACAACAAGCAAAAAGCTTGGGGTTACCACTTATAACTAAAAGTAGTAGCTGGGAAAACTATGAAAAAAACTTTCTTAAATTCCTAGAAGAATACGCATACAGTGGTATTGGAATATTTGGAGATATTGATTTACAAGCACACTTAGATTGGGTAAAAAACGTATGTTCAAAGAAAAACGTAAAAGTATTTGAACCCCTTTGGCAACGTAAAAGAAAAGACATAGTTAAAGAGTTTCTCTTGCTTGGATTCAAAGCAAAAATAATATCCATCAAAAAAGAACTCAAAAATTTTCTAGGTAGAGACTTGTCATTAGATTTAATAGAAGAATTTGAAAAAATGGGAATAGATGTATGTGGTGAAAATGGAGAATACCACACCTTTGTATATGATGGACCTATCTTTAAATTTCCAATTAAATTTAAAGTAAAGTCCACTATCGAAAAATCTGGTAAATTCATACTTGAAATAGTATAA
- the cobT gene encoding nicotinate-nucleotide--dimethylbenzimidazole phosphoribosyltransferase codes for MTLREKVINRLNNLTKPVGSLGYLEEIALKISLIQEKELPELFNDKRVYVFAGDHGVVEEKVSAYPKEVTFQMVFNFLNQGAAINVFSKHVGAKVYVVDAGVDYDFDQHPSLIVKKVGYGTKNFTKGPAMSKDDALKSVEYGQKIAKDAINEGADLLAIGDMGIGNTTTATAIAAAFGFNLDEILDIGTPIDNEKLKRKKQVVEKAIKVNNPNPSDSIDVLSKVGSYCIGEMAGFILQAVEEKIPVVIDGFPTTAGFLIAYHIDKKVKDYVLFGHKSKVKGHKVILDSINERPILDLDMRLGEGTGAVLSMYLIEAAIKMIREMATFESANVSKGSDQ; via the coding sequence ATGACACTTAGAGAGAAAGTTATCAACAGACTAAACAACCTTACAAAGCCTGTAGGAAGTCTTGGATACTTAGAAGAAATAGCATTAAAAATTTCTCTTATCCAAGAAAAAGAACTTCCAGAACTTTTTAACGACAAAAGGGTTTACGTATTTGCAGGAGATCATGGAGTGGTAGAAGAGAAAGTTTCGGCATATCCAAAAGAAGTAACCTTTCAAATGGTCTTTAACTTCTTAAACCAAGGAGCGGCAATTAACGTTTTTTCAAAACACGTGGGGGCAAAAGTCTATGTTGTTGATGCAGGAGTTGACTATGATTTTGATCAACATCCATCTTTAATAGTAAAGAAAGTGGGATATGGTACAAAAAATTTCACAAAAGGTCCTGCTATGTCAAAAGATGATGCGTTAAAATCCGTAGAGTATGGACAAAAAATTGCAAAAGATGCAATTAATGAAGGTGCAGACTTACTGGCTATAGGTGATATGGGAATAGGAAACACTACCACTGCAACTGCAATTGCAGCTGCTTTTGGATTTAATCTAGATGAAATACTAGATATAGGTACTCCTATAGACAACGAAAAACTAAAAAGAAAAAAACAAGTTGTGGAAAAGGCGATAAAAGTAAACAATCCCAATCCATCAGATTCCATAGACGTCCTTTCAAAAGTGGGGAGCTATTGCATAGGAGAAATGGCAGGATTTATACTCCAAGCAGTTGAAGAAAAAATACCAGTAGTTATAGATGGTTTTCCCACTACAGCGGGATTTCTCATAGCATATCATATAGATAAAAAGGTAAAAGATTACGTCCTCTTTGGTCATAAGTCCAAAGTAAAAGGACATAAAGTAATACTAGATTCAATAAACGAAAGACCTATTTTAGATTTAGATATGCGTCTTGGAGAAGGTACAGGTGCGGTACTTTCTATGTACCTGATCGAAGCTGCGATAAAAATGATAAGGGAAATGGCTACATTCGAATCTGCAAATGTTTCAAAAGGAAGCGATCAATAA
- the nagA gene encoding N-acetylglucosamine-6-phosphate deacetylase encodes MIIEKALIVDPIEGEFTGDIEFDKKIINVKKYDCTPKLLLMPGFVDTHTHGYMGIDCMTATDKDFNIWGNKVLSNGVTYLFPTTVSHSFEVLNNVTQNFSNATHSSLMGLHFEGPFLNKKKAGAQNKAYIQSFNDALPQLKNVKILSFAPELPNSKDLLEKLRKNNIVPSIGHSNANYKIFKEFFDLDVKRITHFPNALSTLHHREVGIVGGVFLHKPYVEIIADFVHSSPEFLKLVYQTLGAKKIILITDSISATGLGDGIYTLGNLLVKVKDNIARLEDGTLAGSTLKFIDGLKNFKKATNCSLKELSWVSSFNALKNLKIDTGRIKIGYDAKFVLLNQDLNIIDTVV; translated from the coding sequence ATGATAATAGAAAAAGCACTCATAGTTGATCCAATTGAAGGAGAATTTACAGGAGATATAGAATTTGATAAAAAGATAATAAATGTAAAAAAATACGACTGTACTCCCAAACTTTTATTAATGCCAGGATTTGTGGATACACACACCCACGGATATATGGGAATAGATTGTATGACTGCAACAGATAAAGATTTTAACATTTGGGGGAATAAGGTTCTATCTAACGGTGTTACATATCTTTTTCCCACTACCGTTTCTCATTCTTTTGAAGTACTAAATAATGTAACACAAAATTTTTCAAATGCCACGCACTCTTCCCTTATGGGATTGCACTTTGAAGGCCCTTTTTTAAATAAAAAGAAAGCGGGAGCTCAAAACAAAGCATATATACAATCATTTAACGATGCACTTCCACAACTTAAAAATGTAAAAATTTTAAGTTTTGCACCAGAACTTCCCAATTCAAAGGATCTACTGGAAAAATTAAGAAAAAACAATATTGTTCCTTCAATTGGACATTCAAATGCAAATTACAAGATTTTTAAAGAGTTCTTTGACCTTGATGTTAAAAGAATTACACACTTTCCCAATGCCCTATCTACGTTACATCACAGAGAAGTTGGCATTGTAGGTGGTGTTTTTTTACACAAACCGTACGTTGAGATAATTGCAGATTTTGTACATTCATCTCCTGAATTTTTAAAATTAGTATACCAAACACTAGGTGCAAAAAAAATTATCCTTATTACAGATAGTATATCAGCCACAGGACTTGGCGATGGTATTTACACACTGGGAAATCTTCTTGTAAAGGTAAAAGATAATATAGCAAGGCTTGAAGATGGAACCCTTGCAGGAAGCACACTAAAATTCATAGATGGGCTCAAAAATTTCAAAAAGGCCACCAATTGCTCTCTAAAAGAACTCTCATGGGTATCTTCTTTTAACGCACTTAAAAATTTAAAAATAGACACAGGACGGATCAAAATAGGATATGATGCTAAGTTTGTGTTACTAAATCAAGACCTAAATATTATAGATACTGTGGTATAA
- a CDS encoding SIS domain-containing protein: protein MNYTYNEIMRTPELLKKIENYSIEFSSNKKYVFVGCGSSYNLAFTASKILKVNSETLTGGKILALDYTPKCDIGIFISRTGESTETVLSAEKFKKNGILTIGITCEKNSSLEKVCDQTFTFDFLHEESIVMTGSFTAILYFLIKNGEISNMAKKIIEKSNDYLEKIDLKKYNHFVFLGFDEEYGISKEGALKIQEMAKQFVEFHEPLEYRHGPISKLTDKTLVIINSKDTKYEHTLKKDLEKYTKVIYLGKDGDIDIKYNSGFETPLRVIFLQILAYKKAISEGLNPDRPENLSKSVKI from the coding sequence ATGAATTACACATATAATGAAATAATGCGCACACCTGAACTTTTGAAAAAAATAGAAAATTATTCTATCGAATTTTCAAGCAACAAAAAATACGTATTTGTAGGCTGTGGTTCGTCGTATAATCTTGCCTTTACCGCCTCAAAAATACTCAAAGTTAATTCGGAAACTCTAACTGGTGGTAAAATTCTCGCGTTGGATTACACACCAAAATGCGATATTGGAATATTTATCTCTCGAACAGGAGAGTCAACAGAAACAGTACTTTCTGCAGAAAAGTTTAAGAAAAACGGCATACTTACAATAGGTATAACTTGCGAAAAAAATTCCTCACTTGAAAAAGTATGTGATCAAACTTTTACTTTTGATTTTCTTCACGAGGAAAGTATAGTAATGACTGGATCATTTACGGCTATTTTATATTTTTTGATAAAAAATGGAGAAATCTCAAACATGGCAAAGAAAATAATCGAGAAAAGTAACGATTATCTTGAAAAAATAGATTTAAAAAAATACAATCATTTTGTATTTCTAGGCTTTGACGAAGAATATGGTATATCAAAAGAGGGGGCATTAAAAATACAAGAGATGGCAAAACAATTTGTAGAATTTCACGAACCCTTAGAATATAGACATGGACCTATTTCCAAATTAACCGACAAAACATTAGTGATCATTAATTCAAAAGACACAAAATACGAACACACATTAAAGAAAGATTTGGAAAAATACACCAAAGTTATATATTTGGGAAAAGATGGAGATATAGATATTAAATACAATAGCGGATTTGAAACTCCGTTGAGGGTTATTTTCTTACAAATACTAGCCTACAAAAAGGCTATATCAGAGGGGTTAAATCCAGATAGACCTGAAAATTTATCGAAAAGTGTGAAAATATAG
- a CDS encoding carbohydrate ABC transporter permease, with the protein MKKVILLTTMFVLLFISLFPMLSMFYTAVIPSGNLTKIIKERYINDFEIKYKSYLRRKLNGQFTLVNDSPQSTKSILTNGTIVLLTNKLDMRVAKQLEFWAKGRENFSIEIFDAFGKSIRKEFSGSKDWKKYILTNFGEINLKYVSKIVFHFSDKHYLDDVKLIYKFPTLLNFVNVLKEDMFTRYILNSLIVSTVVVIGNIIFSTMVAYAFARRNFFGKNLLFSIILMTMMIPPQITIIPIFILMKNIGWIDTYFALTVPMLVTPFSVFLLKQYIEQLPIELEQAAYVDGANTFQILFKIVFPLSKPAIAVMAINTFISSWNALFYPLVMTNSREMRTVQVGLALYQKLNQIDWPRLMAASSIIGIPVIIIFLAFQKHIISGITKGALKG; encoded by the coding sequence ATGAAAAAAGTTATACTTCTTACAACAATGTTTGTACTTTTGTTTATTTCTTTATTTCCCATGCTATCAATGTTCTACACTGCAGTTATACCTAGTGGCAACCTTACAAAGATAATAAAAGAAAGGTATATAAACGATTTTGAGATAAAATACAAAAGTTATTTAAGGAGAAAATTAAACGGTCAATTCACATTAGTTAATGACTCACCTCAAAGTACAAAATCAATATTAACAAATGGAACAATAGTTCTATTAACAAATAAACTCGACATGCGCGTTGCAAAACAACTAGAATTCTGGGCAAAAGGAAGGGAAAATTTTTCCATAGAAATATTCGATGCTTTTGGAAAAAGTATAAGAAAAGAATTTTCCGGAAGTAAAGATTGGAAAAAGTATATTTTAACTAACTTTGGTGAAATTAACTTAAAATACGTATCTAAAATAGTTTTTCATTTTTCGGACAAACATTACCTTGATGATGTAAAACTCATTTACAAATTTCCAACATTACTGAATTTTGTAAATGTATTAAAAGAAGATATGTTTACAAGATACATATTAAATAGTCTTATTGTCTCAACAGTTGTAGTAATAGGAAATATTATATTTTCAACAATGGTTGCATACGCTTTTGCAAGGAGAAACTTTTTTGGAAAAAATTTACTTTTTTCAATAATTTTAATGACAATGATGATACCACCACAAATTACAATAATCCCCATATTCATACTCATGAAAAATATCGGATGGATAGATACATATTTTGCACTCACTGTACCTATGCTTGTTACACCATTTAGCGTGTTTTTATTAAAACAATACATAGAACAACTACCAATTGAACTTGAACAAGCTGCATACGTAGATGGAGCAAATACATTTCAAATACTTTTCAAAATAGTATTTCCCCTATCAAAACCTGCAATTGCAGTAATGGCTATTAACACATTTATTTCAAGTTGGAACGCACTTTTCTATCCACTAGTTATGACAAACTCTCGCGAAATGAGAACCGTTCAAGTAGGTCTTGCGCTGTATCAAAAACTAAACCAAATAGATTGGCCAAGACTTATGGCTGCTTCTTCCATAATCGGAATACCAGTTATAATCATCTTTTTAGCTTTTCAAAAACATATAATCTCTGGTATCACAAAGGGGGCTCTAAAGGGATGA
- a CDS encoding carbohydrate ABC transporter permease: MVGLKKKAKYKIETFFLLSPFLILFAIFGLFPILHSFFMSFTNYSALSSDFDFVGLKNYIRAFHDEIFLKALKNTVIFVVGTIPFTTTFSLLLAVLINSKFLPLKDLFKAGFFLPSVISMVVISTIWMYLYSADGFFNKMLELFGSSPIPTSWLAHTKTALLSIMIMDIWAAIGYYTILFLAGLQSIPEQLYEAAEIDGASKSKMFFKITLPLLKPTLYFVIALNTIRSFQIFSEIFTMTGGGPMNATQTIVHYLYIVGFRNFEMGYASAIAYILVLIILTITLIQGRLLRSENI; encoded by the coding sequence GTGGTTGGTTTGAAGAAAAAAGCAAAATACAAAATTGAAACGTTCTTTTTATTATCTCCTTTTTTAATATTATTTGCAATATTTGGGTTATTTCCCATATTACACTCTTTCTTCATGAGTTTTACAAATTATTCCGCTTTAAGTTCGGATTTTGATTTTGTTGGTCTAAAAAATTACATTCGCGCTTTTCACGATGAAATATTCTTAAAAGCCCTTAAGAATACCGTTATATTTGTAGTTGGTACAATTCCATTTACAACAACATTCTCGTTATTACTTGCAGTTTTAATAAACAGTAAATTTCTACCTTTAAAAGATTTATTTAAAGCAGGATTTTTCCTTCCATCTGTAATTTCCATGGTAGTTATATCAACTATATGGATGTACCTTTATAGTGCTGATGGCTTTTTCAATAAAATGCTTGAATTATTTGGAAGTTCTCCCATTCCCACAAGCTGGCTTGCACACACCAAAACAGCACTTTTATCTATAATGATCATGGATATTTGGGCGGCTATTGGATATTATACCATACTATTTCTTGCAGGTCTTCAAAGTATTCCCGAGCAGTTATACGAAGCAGCAGAAATAGACGGTGCAAGTAAAAGCAAAATGTTTTTTAAAATAACGCTCCCACTTTTAAAGCCCACTTTATACTTTGTCATAGCGTTAAATACTATACGTTCCTTTCAAATCTTCTCGGAAATATTCACAATGACTGGGGGAGGCCCGATGAATGCCACACAAACAATAGTACATTATCTCTACATAGTGGGATTTAGAAACTTTGAAATGGGGTATGCATCTGCAATAGCATATATCTTAGTGCTTATAATACTTACTATTACTCTAATACAAGGTAGATTACTCAGGAGTGAAAACATATGA
- a CDS encoding extracellular solute-binding protein, with protein MKKLFVIFFALIVVFSFAKTKLTFWGFMMNDEHAKMILNKFMEENPDIEVEYVQLSWANGFDKIVTAIAGGESLDVVELGNTWVANFAERNALENMDLFFNQYGKNYVGWDTVKYHGKYWAVPWLLGTRALFYNMELFEKAGLNPDIPPETWEDLYRAAEKIDALGDEIYGFGMPAGESYSPWQQWFLPAVWGTGGDIISEDGKRALLTSCKVKETAQFYKALSKYSLKTKQADLAKAFGEGKIGMYVSGAWDIDYLETNYPETPFNVVFIPKPASWYGTHASFAGAEVLAIMKHSKNKEAAQKLVKFLIRPDIAMEVAMIWPAIFPSHVEAGKDPWFNDHPMHKVFYEQNTYAKPVPSIPAWPKVQAVLTEAIEKMILENTDIDSTLFEYNLKIQKILDGE; from the coding sequence ATGAAAAAGCTTTTTGTCATCTTTTTTGCTTTGATCGTTGTATTTAGTTTTGCAAAAACCAAGCTTACATTTTGGGGATTTATGATGAACGATGAACATGCAAAGATGATTTTGAACAAATTCATGGAGGAAAACCCAGATATTGAAGTAGAATACGTACAACTTTCTTGGGCAAATGGTTTTGACAAAATAGTTACAGCAATTGCAGGAGGAGAATCACTAGATGTAGTAGAATTGGGAAACACTTGGGTTGCAAACTTTGCAGAAAGAAATGCACTTGAAAACATGGATTTATTCTTCAATCAATATGGAAAAAACTACGTAGGTTGGGATACGGTAAAATACCACGGAAAATACTGGGCAGTTCCTTGGCTCCTTGGAACAAGGGCACTCTTTTACAACATGGAACTTTTTGAAAAAGCAGGTTTAAATCCAGATATTCCACCTGAAACTTGGGAAGACCTATACAGAGCAGCCGAAAAAATTGATGCACTAGGCGATGAAATATACGGATTTGGTATGCCTGCAGGCGAAAGCTACAGTCCATGGCAACAATGGTTCTTACCTGCAGTATGGGGAACTGGAGGAGATATAATCTCCGAAGATGGAAAAAGGGCGCTTTTAACCTCGTGTAAAGTAAAAGAAACAGCACAATTTTACAAAGCACTTTCCAAATATTCTCTTAAGACAAAACAAGCAGATCTTGCCAAAGCATTCGGAGAAGGAAAGATTGGTATGTACGTAAGTGGCGCATGGGATATTGACTACCTTGAAACAAATTATCCTGAAACACCTTTTAACGTTGTATTTATACCAAAGCCCGCCTCATGGTACGGTACACATGCATCCTTTGCAGGAGCAGAAGTTCTTGCAATAATGAAACACTCAAAGAATAAAGAAGCCGCACAAAAATTGGTAAAATTTTTAATTAGACCTGATATTGCCATGGAAGTTGCCATGATTTGGCCAGCAATATTCCCATCACATGTTGAAGCGGGAAAAGATCCATGGTTTAACGATCATCCTATGCATAAGGTTTTCTACGAGCAAAACACATACGCAAAACCTGTACCTTCTATTCCAGCATGGCCAAAAGTTCAAGCAGTATTAACAGAGGCAATTGAAAAAATGATACTAGAAAATACAGATATTGATTCTACACTCTTTGAGTATAACCTAAAGATTCAAAAAATATTAGATGGTGAATAA
- a CDS encoding glycoside hydrolase family 3 N-terminal domain-containing protein: MDKFGNLFFIGFQNNFNQNIIEKINPCGVILYPENMKDIYTLQINIERIYSLFEKGYSFFISSDHEGGQLETVPNIFPSPGNMALGKTNHSYNYGKYLGNMLKLHGFNMVFAPVIDVKYNVSSHVTGFRTFSDKHEIVEKSAKEFIKGLLENNIAPTLKHFPGHGKARSDSHYTLPIVENFEKYDKDMMLFKNLSPNVDFIMTAHVLYPKIDNENIATLSKKLITDILKKEFEYKGLVISDAFEMKALYKNHTPKEVIKKFFEAGGDVILIGDFENYSYFYDTFISMVKTEELDKELLNEKIKKIEKIKEKYVEKTYPTKFLSHAAKEAITFNVKLPIENPVFLIPFPKNLSLADTSKNDLKHLRKLILDEFPNAKIYKESNNISSEDTVVYFVLDKVERLNAKRVIYVFLRNKIKNINEYISLNSSKLISIYHALKLLKGEGLL; the protein is encoded by the coding sequence ATGGATAAATTTGGCAATTTATTTTTTATTGGTTTTCAAAATAATTTTAACCAAAACATTATTGAAAAAATAAATCCATGTGGAGTAATCTTATACCCCGAAAATATGAAAGATATTTATACACTTCAAATAAATATAGAAAGAATTTATTCACTATTTGAAAAAGGGTATAGTTTTTTTATCTCTTCTGATCACGAAGGTGGACAGCTTGAAACTGTACCAAACATATTTCCTTCTCCAGGAAATATGGCACTTGGAAAGACAAATCACTCATACAATTATGGAAAATACCTGGGAAATATGTTGAAGTTGCATGGATTTAACATGGTATTCGCACCAGTTATAGATGTAAAATATAATGTATCAAGTCACGTGACAGGTTTTAGGACGTTTTCAGATAAACACGAAATTGTGGAAAAATCGGCAAAAGAATTTATCAAAGGTCTTCTTGAAAACAACATAGCACCTACCTTAAAACACTTCCCTGGCCATGGTAAAGCAAGATCAGATTCACATTACACCCTTCCTATAGTAGAAAACTTTGAAAAATACGACAAAGATATGATGCTCTTTAAAAACCTTTCTCCAAATGTAGATTTTATAATGACTGCGCACGTACTTTATCCAAAAATAGACAATGAAAATATAGCAACTCTTTCAAAAAAATTAATCACCGATATCTTAAAAAAAGAATTTGAGTACAAAGGATTGGTAATTTCAGACGCATTTGAAATGAAAGCATTGTACAAGAATCATACACCAAAAGAAGTAATAAAAAAATTCTTTGAAGCAGGAGGAGATGTTATTTTAATAGGAGATTTTGAAAATTATTCATACTTTTACGATACATTCATTTCAATGGTTAAAACAGAAGAATTAGACAAAGAACTTTTAAACGAAAAAATCAAAAAGATCGAAAAGATAAAGGAAAAATACGTTGAAAAAACCTATCCCACCAAATTTCTATCACATGCTGCAAAAGAAGCAATAACTTTTAACGTAAAGCTCCCTATAGAAAATCCCGTATTCTTAATACCATTTCCAAAAAACTTGAGTCTTGCAGACACATCCAAAAACGATTTAAAGCATTTAAGAAAGCTAATTTTAGATGAATTTCCAAATGCAAAAATATACAAAGAAAGTAACAATATTTCATCAGAAGATACAGTAGTGTACTTTGTATTGGATAAAGTAGAAAGGCTAAACGCAAAAAGGGTAATATACGTATTTTTGAGAAATAAAATAAAAAACATCAATGAATACATCTCTTTAAACTCTTCAAAATTAATCTCTATATACCATGCTCTTAAACTTTTAAAAGGGGAGGGATTATTATGA
- a CDS encoding ROK family transcriptional regulator gives MVTKSLKKIIEFSWKEKVVTAKILSEKLNLEKSTVSRNISKLRDLNILVKTKELPASSQGGRKTVVYSFNKDLSYILGISIEQDGIEYIKTNLFSEIIFKKKISKKISSENIIDEINKIILKNEEIIAIGISIPGIVKNNTVVYSEALNIKNLNFNNHFSIPIFVEKDAICGALKYSLLKSSILYFQLSVPYFINEPVGFGVGIILNGLPVYGTNHLSGEYKINKTLTDQRLSFSKFTIIDIKDSLKFISKKIAFLTSIFDPELVVIGGNITLHPQIKILKNFIKEEIYLENKRQLDVLIEKGKKFVNAEGVAIKTLKNIFSTDDGIKYFLKKVT, from the coding sequence ATGGTTACAAAATCGCTGAAAAAAATTATTGAATTTTCTTGGAAGGAAAAAGTTGTTACCGCAAAAATACTTTCTGAAAAGTTAAACCTTGAAAAATCAACTGTTTCGAGAAATATTTCAAAATTAAGAGACTTAAACATTTTAGTAAAGACAAAGGAATTACCCGCATCCTCACAAGGTGGGCGAAAGACCGTAGTATATTCCTTTAATAAAGACTTATCATATATACTTGGCATATCCATTGAGCAAGATGGGATTGAGTACATTAAAACAAATCTTTTTTCAGAAATAATATTTAAAAAGAAAATATCAAAAAAAATATCCTCTGAAAATATAATAGATGAGATAAATAAAATCATCTTAAAAAATGAAGAGATAATCGCTATTGGAATTTCAATACCAGGTATTGTTAAAAATAACACTGTAGTATATTCTGAAGCATTAAATATTAAAAACTTAAATTTCAACAATCACTTTTCAATTCCTATCTTTGTGGAAAAAGACGCCATATGCGGTGCTTTAAAATATTCCTTGTTAAAAAGCTCTATACTATATTTTCAACTATCAGTTCCATATTTTATAAACGAACCTGTTGGGTTTGGTGTAGGTATTATTCTTAATGGATTACCTGTGTATGGAACAAATCATCTATCAGGTGAATACAAGATAAATAAAACACTTACTGATCAAAGGCTTTCTTTCTCAAAGTTTACCATAATCGACATTAAGGATTCTTTAAAATTTATTTCAAAAAAAATAGCATTTTTAACAAGTATTTTTGATCCAGAGCTAGTCGTTATTGGCGGGAACATAACCTTACATCCTCAAATAAAAATACTTAAAAATTTTATTAAAGAGGAAATATACCTTGAAAACAAAAGACAGCTCGATGTATTAATTGAAAAAGGAAAGAAATTTGTAAATGCAGAAGGTGTTGCAATAAAAACTCTAAAAAACATCTTTTCAACAGATGATGGAATAAAATATTTTTTAAAGAAGGTGACCTAA
- a CDS encoding type II secretion system protein translates to MKKGFTLVELLIVLAVIAALLSVATPLALNAVKSAKASQVAQNFKAIKSAVENWFNTETPNDTDISGLTLEKLKDAGYLSNVPGSFSLTAPNSGTNGVYNFTIEYTGGDVEAAKVQKNLPEVSDDLKLKFELQKWW, encoded by the coding sequence ATGAAAAAAGGATTTACACTTGTAGAACTTTTAATAGTTCTGGCAGTTATAGCTGCATTACTATCCGTTGCAACACCACTTGCACTCAACGCTGTAAAATCAGCAAAAGCAAGTCAAGTAGCTCAAAATTTCAAAGCTATCAAATCTGCTGTTGAAAATTGGTTTAACACAGAAACACCTAATGATACCGATATTTCAGGGTTAACTTTAGAAAAACTAAAAGACGCAGGTTATTTAAGCAATGTTCCGGGTAGTTTTAGTTTAACTGCTCCAAATAGCGGAACCAATGGAGTTTATAATTTTACGATCGAATATACCGGCGGAGATGTAGAGGCTGCTAAAGTTCAAAAGAATTTACCAGAAGTTTCTGATGATCTAAAGTTAAAATTCGAGCTTCAAAAATGGTGGTAA